The Armatimonadota bacterium DNA segment ACGGCCCGGACCAGCCGCTCTGTCAAGGGCTCGTCGGCGTTGACGATCGCGGTGCCGTCAGCGGGCAATCCCTCCAGCAGTTCGGCCTTGGCCGCGGCGATGTTCTCGCGCGTTCCCAGCAGCTCCAGGTGGGTGTCGCCTATGGTGGTGACCGCGCCGATGCGGGGAAGCGCCATCTCGACGAGTTCTCGGATCTGCCCCAGACCGCGCATTGCCATCTCTATGACCGCGACCTCGACTCCCTGATCCAGCCCCAACAGCGCGAGGGCCACGCCCAGCTCCGCGTTCCACGACTCAGCAGAGCGCGCCGCGTTGAAGCGCACGGCCAGGACCTCTGCGCACAGGCCGACCGTCGTGGTCTTGCCCACGCTGCCGGTAATGCCGACCACGGTCACCGGCAGCGTGCGCCGGTGCAGGGCGGCGATCGCGCCCAGCGCGCGCAGCGGGTCCGCCACCACCAGCGCCGGGCTGGCTGCTCCCGGGAGGGCTGCTCCCGAGCCGGCTGCCGCCGGCTCTGCGGCGACCACTGACAGCACCGCGCCGCGCGCGAGCGCATCCCCCACGAACAGGTGCCCGTCGGCATTTGGGCCCCGCAGCGCAACGAAGAGATACCCGGGCGCGGCCTTCCGGCTGTCGGTTGTGACCCCGCAGACCGCCGTGGGAACAGGCGCCCCCGGCGGCAGCACGAGGCGTCCGCCGGTCGCCGAGACGATGTCCCTAACCGCCAGATGCATTCAGGACCTCCCGGACTACTTCCCGGTCATCAAACGGATGCCTCACCCCGGCGATCTCCTGGTAGGTCTCGTGGCCCTTGCCGGCAATCAGCACGAGATCTCCGGGACGCGCCTCTGCCACTGCCGCGGCAATCGCGCGGCGCCGGTCGGGCTCGATCTGCACGCGCACGCCGCGACGGGCGGCGGCGGCCTCGACGCCCGGACGGATCTCGTCAATGATCGAGCGGGGATCCTCGGTGCGCGGGTTGTCGGAGGTCACCACCACGAGGTCGGCCCAACTCGCCGCGATGCCGCCCATCACTGGGCGCTTGGGCCGGTCGCGATCACCTCCGCATCCGAAGACCGCGATCAGCCGGCCGCCGGTCACCTCGCGGGCGCTGCGCAGCACGTTCTCCAGGCCGTCGGGCGTGTGGGCGTAGTCCACGACCACCGCGAAGGGCTGCCCCTCCTCGATGCTCTCAAAACGCCCCGGGATGCCCGGCATAGCGGCCAGGGCATCGGCCATCGCCTCAAGAGGCAGTTCTTGCGTGATGCCCACGGCAAGCGCCGCGAGCGCATTTGCGACGTTGAAGCCGCCGGCAAGCCGGAGCTCGACCGGAACGCTGCCCCCAGGCGTCTCGGCGGTGAACGTTGACCCGCGCAGGTGCAGCCGGAGGTCGCGCCCGCGCACGTCGGCGGGCATGCGCACGCCGTAGGTCACCGCCTGCGCCAGGCTGACCGCCCGCATGATCCGCGATGCGGGGTCGTCGGCGTTCAGGACCGCCCACCCATCACAGGGCAGCATCGCGAACAGCCGCGCCTTGGCGGCGCGGTAGGCTTCCATGCTCCCGTGGAAGTCCAGGTGGTCCCGCGTGAGGTTGGTGAACACCCCGACCTTGAACCGGCAGCCGGCAACCCGCTCCAGCGCCAGCGCGTGGGAGGCGACCTCGACCGCGGCGTACTGCCGACCCGCGCTCACCATGGCCGCCAGCGCGCGCTGCAGATCGGGCGCCTCCGGGGTCGTGCGCGCCGACGGCAGCACACCATCGTCAATGACGATCCCCATTGTTCCGATGATGCCGCACGGCCGCCCGGCCGCGCGCAGGATCGCTTCGATCAGGTAGGTGGTTGCGCCCTTGCCGTTGGTCCCGGTGACGCCGATCACGCTCAGGCGGCGCGAGGGATGCCCATAGTACCCCGCGCTCATCTGCGCGAGCGCGCGGCGGGTGTCGGAGGTCCGCACCACCACAACGCCTGGAGGCACGGCGACCTCGCGATCCACCAGGATCGCGGACGCGCCGCGGGTGACGGCCTCTCCGATGAAGGCGTGCCCGTCGTGGACCGCGCCGCGGAGCGCGGCAAACAGAAACCCGGGACCACTCTCCCGGGAGTCGTAAGCGAGCCCGCGAATCTCCACGCCGGGGTCGCCCACCACCGACGGCGCGTCGAGCTCCGTCAGCAGCGCGCGCAGATGCATCCACCCACCTCCGCGGAATCTCCGTTCATTATAGCAGGCACCCGCGGCCTTACGGCGCGGCGCGCGGCGGCAGGCGGCCCAGGGCCGCCGGCTCCGAGGGAGGCAGCCGCATGTGCCAGAGAACCTGCGTGGCAATTGCCTGGAAGACCGGCGCTGCGACCGTGCCCCCGTATTGTTCGCCCTTCACGCCGTCGAGAATCACCAGCACCGCCAGGCGCGGGTTGTCCGCGGGCACCAGGCCGACAAACGAAGCCAAGACCGCATCGGGCATGTAGCCGCCTCCTGGAGCCGGCTTCTGGGCCGTGCCGGTCTTGCCGGCGATCCGGTATCCCTCGACGCGGGCCAGCGTCCCGGTCCCCTTGTTCACGACGTCCTCCATCATGGCGACGACCGCTCGGGCGACCTCCGGAGTAGTCGCCTGGCGTCCGGGCTCCGGCGCCGCCACCTTGATCACGCGGCCTTCGGGGTCGCGCACGGCGCGCAACACGTGCGGGCGGACCAGACGTCCCTCGTTGCCCAGGGCAGAGGCGGCCACCAGCAACTGCAGGGGCGTTACCGAGATGCCCTGACCAAAGCCAATGGTCTCGAGCCCAGGGCCCAGCCACTGCGTCGGCGGCGGCACCAGACCGGCGAGCTCCCCGGGAAGATCAATTCCGGTGGGCGCGCCGAATCCAAAGCGGCGGATCGCTTCGTGGTACCGCTCCTTGCCAAGCCGCATCGCCACCATGGCCGCGCCCACATTTGACGACTGGCGGATGATGTCGCCCAGCGTCTGCCTGGGGAACTTGCGGCCGCGGGCCTCCCGAATCACGTAGCCGCCCGCGACCCGCAGTTCCCCGGTGCTCGTGAACACTTCGTGTGCGGTCACGGCGTCGGCTTCCATAGCGGCCGCCGCCAGGATGATCTTGAAGGTGGATCCCGGTTCGTAGACTGCAGAGATAGCGCGGTTGGCCAGCAGCGGGTTCTCGGCGCGACCGACGGCGTTGGGATCATAGCGCGGATGGGCGGCCATCGCCAGCAGCTCGCCCGACCTGGGATCCATGACCAGGACGGTGCCCGAGGTTGCGCCCGTGGAGGCCGCTGCCCGATCGAGCTCGCGCTCGGCGATGTGCTGGATCACCTGGTCTATGGTAAGCATCACGTCGGCGCCCGGGGCTGGCTCTCGCACGACTGCGCGCGTGTCGAACCGCGGACGGCCCATGGCGTCCCGCTCGATGCGGGCGGAACCGGGCCGGCCCCGCAGTGTCTCTTCAAACGCCAGTTCCGCGCCCTCCAGGCCCTGGTTGTCAACGCCGGCAAAACCGATCACGTGGGACGCCAGCGTTCCGTTGGGGTAGCTGCGCTTGGCTTCGGTGAGGAAGCCGATCTGGTCGCCGAGCCGCATCGCGCGCAGCGACGCCACAACCGCGGGCGAAGCCCTCCTGGCCAGCCAGGCGAAGTGCCGGTCCGGGACCAGCTTTCGTTCGAGGTCCGCCGGTCGCTGCCCGACCACCGGCGCGACCGCGTGGATGAATGCCTTGTGATTGTCGATCTTGGACGGCAAGGCGAAGGCCGACTCGGCCTCGACGTTCACGGCCAGCGGCCTGCCCAGGCGGTCCAGCAGGCGGCCGCGGCTGGCCTCGATCTGCACGGTGCCGAGCTGCTGGCGCTCCGCGATTCTCTCGAGTTCTGGGGCCTGAACGACGTGAAGCATGACCAGGCGAAAGCCGACCGCGGTCAGCGCCGTCCACAGCACCGCAAAGAGCACCGCCGTGCGCAGCCGGATCAGCCGGAGGTGGTCGAGCTCTGCCTCGGCCGCGCGGAGAAAAGACCGCCGCCCGGGGGGTTGACCCCGCCCGGGCGGGCGGCGACGACGCGGGAGGGTCATCTGTGTCGCTCTCGGGCCTCGGCCTCGCTCCTCCCAAGCCACGCCGTGAGCTGGCGAAGGACTCCACGGCGCTCGGCAGGCACCTCGACTTCCGCGATGGCCGGCCCGGCGGTGATGGCGGCGAGCTGGTGATGGCGGGGCGGCGCCATGCCCAGCTCCGTTGTGGCATAGTGCTCGATGCGCTGCGGCGATTTCAGGGCCGATGCGAGCGAGGATAGGCGCGCGTGCTCCGCGCGCAGGTGGGTGAGTTCGCGCTGCAGCCGCAGGATCGTGTACCCCGCCTCTGCGCGGTGCGTGCGCTGCGAAACGTAGAGCAGAGCAGGCAGGGTGAGAAGAACCGCCACCACCATCGCGCCGGCCATCGGGTGCAACCGAGAGCGGCGACGGGCCACGGGCTCCCCGCGGGAAGGCCGTTCGGGGAGCCACACCGGGAAGACCTTCGTGCGTCGGTCGGCGGCGATCACGTGCACGGCCTCGCCGTTGAACTGGAAGAAGATCGGCGCCGGAAGCCGGGTGCCGGAGGGAGGACGTCAGGCACGACGGAGGGGAGGGTGGTATCAGCGCTGGATTGCCCGGCTTCCGACGCACGCTCGGTCTGGTCGCTCGCGCGCTCTGCCACGCGCATCTTGGCGCTGCGCGAACGGGGGTTGGCCGCTATCTCGCGCAGCGATGGGGTAACGGGCCGCCGCGTCAGAACGCGCACGAGGCGACGGCCGCCGCAGACGCATTGGGGGCTCCCGGGAGGACAGGTGCAATCACGGGAGAGGCGGAGGTAGGTGTGCTTGACGATGCGGTCTTCCAGGGAGTGGAAGGTGATGACGCAGAGTCGCCCACCCCCCCGGAGAGCCCCCATTGCTTCCGGCAGTGCCTGCTCGAGCGCTTCCAGTTCGCGGTTGGTGGCGATGCGCAGCGCCTGGAACGTGCGCGTCGCCGGATGGATGCCCCGAGGCCAGGCGCGGCGCGGGATGGCCGCACCTACAACGGAGACAAGTTCATCGGTCGTGCGAAGAGGCCGGCGCTGCACGATCGCCCGCGCGATCCGGCGCGCCCATCGCTCCTCACCGTACGCCCAGATAATCCCCCGCAGTTCCTCCTCGGGCAGGGAGTTGACCAGGTCGGCGGCGCAGCGCGGCTGGGTGCGGTCCATCCGCATGTCGAGCGGACCTGAATGGGTGAAGCTGAACCCGCGGAGGGGTTCTTCCAGTTGCAGCGACGAGGCTCCCAGGTCCATCACGATGC contains these protein-coding regions:
- a CDS encoding UDP-N-acetylmuramoyl-tripeptide--D-alanyl-D-alanine ligase — translated: MHLAVRDIVSATGGRLVLPPGAPVPTAVCGVTTDSRKAAPGYLFVALRGPNADGHLFVGDALARGAVLSVVAAEPAAAGSGAALPGAASPALVVADPLRALGAIAALHRRTLPVTVVGITGSVGKTTTVGLCAEVLAVRFNAARSAESWNAELGVALALLGLDQGVEVAVIEMAMRGLGQIRELVEMALPRIGAVTTIGDTHLELLGTRENIAAAKAELLEGLPADGTAIVNADEPLTERLVRAVQCPVVRFGFSPEADVRATEIRCTPDGCAFVLEVGGQQGEVTLSLPGTHQVRNALVAAAVGHALGLGLREIAAGLARARQAKMRQEIIHLGEMLVVDDTYNASPQSMQAAFDVIVLAGPARRRVLALGEMLELGPDSQEFHRRVGRQAAELLPALLLAVGPNARWYLGGAADAGLAPGAAAWARTTDEAIPLLRRAVRPGDIVLIKGSRGIEMERVLEGLRAGMEVLSP
- a CDS encoding UDP-N-acetylmuramoyl-L-alanyl-D-glutamate--2,6-diaminopimelate ligase is translated as MHLRALLTELDAPSVVGDPGVEIRGLAYDSRESGPGFLFAALRGAVHDGHAFIGEAVTRGASAILVDREVAVPPGVVVVRTSDTRRALAQMSAGYYGHPSRRLSVIGVTGTNGKGATTYLIEAILRAAGRPCGIIGTMGIVIDDGVLPSARTTPEAPDLQRALAAMVSAGRQYAAVEVASHALALERVAGCRFKVGVFTNLTRDHLDFHGSMEAYRAAKARLFAMLPCDGWAVLNADDPASRIMRAVSLAQAVTYGVRMPADVRGRDLRLHLRGSTFTAETPGGSVPVELRLAGGFNVANALAALAVGITQELPLEAMADALAAMPGIPGRFESIEEGQPFAVVVDYAHTPDGLENVLRSAREVTGGRLIAVFGCGGDRDRPKRPVMGGIAASWADLVVVTSDNPRTEDPRSIIDEIRPGVEAAAARRGVRVQIEPDRRRAIAAAVAEARPGDLVLIAGKGHETYQEIAGVRHPFDDREVVREVLNASGG
- a CDS encoding penicillin-binding protein 2, whose product is MTLPRRRRPPGRGQPPGRRSFLRAAEAELDHLRLIRLRTAVLFAVLWTALTAVGFRLVMLHVVQAPELERIAERQQLGTVQIEASRGRLLDRLGRPLAVNVEAESAFALPSKIDNHKAFIHAVAPVVGQRPADLERKLVPDRHFAWLARRASPAVVASLRAMRLGDQIGFLTEAKRSYPNGTLASHVIGFAGVDNQGLEGAELAFEETLRGRPGSARIERDAMGRPRFDTRAVVREPAPGADVMLTIDQVIQHIAERELDRAAASTGATSGTVLVMDPRSGELLAMAAHPRYDPNAVGRAENPLLANRAISAVYEPGSTFKIILAAAAMEADAVTAHEVFTSTGELRVAGGYVIREARGRKFPRQTLGDIIRQSSNVGAAMVAMRLGKERYHEAIRRFGFGAPTGIDLPGELAGLVPPPTQWLGPGLETIGFGQGISVTPLQLLVAASALGNEGRLVRPHVLRAVRDPEGRVIKVAAPEPGRQATTPEVARAVVAMMEDVVNKGTGTLARVEGYRIAGKTGTAQKPAPGGGYMPDAVLASFVGLVPADNPRLAVLVILDGVKGEQYGGTVAAPVFQAIATQVLWHMRLPPSEPAALGRLPPRAAP
- the rsmH gene encoding 16S rRNA (cytosine(1402)-N(4))-methyltransferase RsmH, which translates into the protein MELRRLAVLHREGEAVGSADRGADRGAANIAGSQAEAAGHIPVMLDEVLAWLEPRPGGTYVDATVGAGGHAEAILERIAPSGRLIGIDRDAEALAVAARRLARYGASVALRHANYSAIRTVVAEAGLEAVDGIVMDLGASSLQLEEPLRGFSFTHSGPLDMRMDRTQPRCAADLVNSLPEEELRGIIWAYGEERWARRIARAIVQRRPLRTTDELVSVVGAAIPRRAWPRGIHPATRTFQALRIATNRELEALEQALPEAMGALRGGGRLCVITFHSLEDRIVKHTYLRLSRDCTCPPGSPQCVCGGRRLVRVLTRRPVTPSLREIAANPRSRSAKMRVAERASDQTERASEAGQSSADTTLPSVVPDVLPPAPGFRRRSSSSSTARPCT